Proteins found in one Aspergillus chevalieri M1 DNA, chromosome 2, nearly complete sequence genomic segment:
- a CDS encoding serine/threonine-protein kinase (COG:T;~EggNog:ENOG410PGJ8;~InterPro:IPR000719,IPR011009,IPR008271;~PFAM:PF07714,PF00069;~TransMembrane:1 (i318-336o);~go_function: GO:0004672 - protein kinase activity [Evidence IEA];~go_function: GO:0005524 - ATP binding [Evidence IEA];~go_process: GO:0006468 - protein phosphorylation [Evidence IEA]), translated as MSTIQSLKNFIRHGKQARLVTPHAEPTTNVSPIHAQHQRQPQNTSAAGNLDAIESKLGNGQAAGQKSPDGQSQHKRAREAEIEKIVAEERQMSSQMPKYPGLERWVLLEKMGDGAFSNVYRAKDATGPYDQVAIKVVRKYEMNSTQRANILKEVQIMRQIDHPNIVKLIDFSEARQYYYIVLELCPGGELFHQIVRLTYFSEELSRHVILQVAKAIEYLHETSGVVHRDIKPENLLFYPVPFIPSKHPKPVQPGDEDKVDEGEFVPGVGSGGIGTIKIADFGLSKVIWDNQTMTPCGTVGYTAPEIVKDERYSKSVDMWALGCVLYTLLCGFPPFYDESIQVLTEKVARGQYTFLSPWWDDISKSAQDLISHLLTVDPEKRYTIGEFLNHPWIRQSNEETQAAADAPPLATPRPQQTPMDPMAAETPAVERPLDFRSPGAINLREVFDVGYAVRREEEERKRRRDHKQAYKDPTARFQSALNPLNEASDDEEEEQVTYQPMENPPLKVHKSSQLAKDMASMEVKLRSTNLDAHANPPVAQKYPRNKGGAEKKPVSRGPREPFELSLNKATLLEKRGQRQQAA; from the exons aTGAGCACTATACAAAGTCTCAAAAACTTCATACGTCATGGCAAGCAGGCCCGTCTAGTGACACCGCATGCCGAACCCACCACCAATGTCTCGCCCATCCACGCCCAACACCAGCGCCAGCCCCAGAACACCTCCGCCGCCGGCAACCTCGATGCCATCGAAAGCAAACTCGGCAATGGACAGGCTGCTGGCCAGAAGTCCCCCGACGGGCAGTCGCAGCACAAGCGCGCGCGGGAGGCCGAGATTGAAAAGATCGTCGCTGaggagagacagatgagttCGCAGATGCCCAAGTACCCGGGGCTAGAGCGCTGGGTCTTGCTTGAGAAGATGGGTGATGGCGCCTTTAGCAATGTCTATCGCGCCAAGGATGCGACTGGCCCTTATGATCAGGTGGCCATTAAGGTCGTTCGGAAATACGAAATGAACAGCACTCAG CGCGCAAATATCCTCAAAGAAGTCCAGATCATGCGTCAAATCGACCACCCGAATATTGTCAAACTCATCGATTTTTCTGAGGCTCGTCAATATTACTACATCGTCCTCGAATTATGCCCAGGGGGCGAGTTATTCCACCAGATCGTCCGCTTAACATACTTTAGCGAGGAACTCAGTCGCCATGTGATTCTCCAAGTCGCAAAGGCGATCGAGTATCTACACGAGACCTCAGGTGTCGTTCATCG CGACATTAAACCAGAGAACCTCCTCTTCTATCCCGTGCCCTTTATCCCTAGCAAACACCCCAAGCCTGTCCAACCAGGCGACGAAGAcaaggtggatgaaggtgaaTTCGTTCCGGGAGTTGGATCGGGCGGTATTGGGACAATCAAGATCGCCGACTTCGGTCTCTCCAAGGTCATCTGGGACAACCAGACCATGACACCATGTGGTACTGTTGGGTATACTGCTCCAGAAATCGTCAAGGATGAACGGTATTCCAAGAGTGTCGACATGTGGGCCTTGGGCTGTGTGCTCTACACTCTTCTCTGTGGTTTCCCTCCTTTCTACGATGAGAGCATTCAAGTCCTCACTGAAAAGGTGGCCCGCGGGCAGTACACATTCCTGTCTCCCTGGTGGGATGACATCTCCAAGTCGGCCCAGGATCTTATCTCTCACCTCCTGACCGTCGACCCTGAAAAGCGCTACACTATCGGAGAATTCCTGAACCACCCTTGGATTCGCCAGTCCAATGAGGAAACACAGGCTGCCGCAGATGCTCCACCCCTTGCAACCCCAAGACCACAGCAAACACCCATGGATCCCATGGCAGCAGAAACACCTGCGGTCGAGCGCCCATTGGACTTTCGCTCACCTGGTGCCATCAACTTGCGTGAGGTATTCGACGTTGGGTACGCTGTACGtcgggaggaggaagagcggAAACGTCGTAGGGATCATAAACAAGCATACAAAGACCCTACTGCTCGCTTCCAGTCTGCTCTGAACCCTCTCAACGAAGCCTctgacgatgaggaagaggaacaagtTACATATCAACCTATGGAAAACCCGCCATTGAAGGTCCACAAGTCCTCTCAACTGGCAAAAGACATGGCCTCCATGGAAGTCAAGTTACGATCGACAAACCTGGATGCCCACGCCAACCCACCAGTAGCACAAAAGTATCCTCGCAACAAGGGCGGGGCCGAAAAGAAGCCCGTTTCCCGGGGTCCCCGGGAGCCATTCGAGCTCAGTCTCAACAAGGCTACATTATTAGAGAAGAGAGGGCAGCGCCAACAGGCTGCTTAA
- a CDS encoding putative sugar transporter (COG:G;~EggNog:ENOG410Q1SR;~InterPro:IPR020846,IPR011701,IPR036259;~PFAM:PF07690,PF00083;~TransMembrane:10 (i113-132o152-171i183-202o208-233i240-263o295-318i397-418o438-455i467-485o556-575i);~go_function: GO:0022857 - transmembrane transporter activity [Evidence IEA];~go_process: GO:0055085 - transmembrane transport [Evidence IEA]) produces the protein MPLINPFKRQERSNFPGVVVPLAPSSPERSPSPAQAFSTDPEKKPNPDEKSDGRSLDRSENGVGPVPVGGPLTIDALRAEVESDISASGHNSTYDRKAKVINRAISDIGMGRYQWELFALCGCGWLADNLWLQGIALTLTQLSAEFGVSETRVRFSTCALFLGLCLGASFWGIASDVIGRRPAFNLTLLISGAFGLAAGGGPNWVGTSALYACLGLGVGGNLPVDGALFLEFLPFASGNLLTMLSVWWPIGNLIASVVAWGLVPNYSCASDLKACSLVAPGEACCRKEDNMGWRYLVLTLGAITFVMFLGRFFLFHLYESPKFLLSRGRQNEAVAAVQGIAYRNKKTTWLTVDVLNEIGGHQEEVASPKLSYAEILKRTISKFSFQRIAPLFATKRLGLCTILIWFCWVTIGMAYPLFNAFLPQYFSASSSTYITYRNYAITSIVGVPGSILACYTVEIKYIGRKGTMAISTMITGVILFCFTAAPDSNIQLVCSCLEAFFQNISYGVLYAYTPEVFPAPVRGTGNGIASCLNRIAGLCAPIVAIYASGADPKVPIYVSGALMLAAFVAMCFFPIETRGKQTL, from the exons ATGCCGTTGATCAATCCCTTCAAGCGACAAGAGCGCTCGAATTTCCCCGGAGTCGTGGTGCCCCTCGCCCCGTCTTCCCCTGAGCGCTCGCCGTCTCCCGCGCAAGCGTTTTCGACAGACCCAGAGAAGAAGCCCAACCCGGATGAGAAATCGGACGGTAGAAGTTTGGATAGATCGGAAAATGGTGTTGGTCCTGTGCCCGTGGGCGGTCCCTTGACTATTGATGCTCTTCGAGCGGAGGTCGAGTCGGATATTTCTGCCTCGGGCCATAACTCTacctatgatc GAAAAGCAAAGGTAATCAACAGGGCGATTTCAGACATTGGAATGGGCCGTTATCAGTGGGAGTTATTTGCGCTTTGTGGGTGTGGTTGGTTAGCAGACAA CCTATGGCTGCAG GGAATTGCCCTAACATTAACCCAACTCTCTGCGGAGTTTGGCGTCTCAGAAACTCGAGTCCGCTTCTCGACTTGTGCCTTGTTCTTGGGTCTCTGTCTAGGTGCCTCATTCTGGGGTATTGCGTCTGATGTGATTGGACGGCGGCCGGCCTttaacttgactcttttgaTCAGCGGAGCGTTTGGTCTGGCTGCTGGAGGCGGGCCCAACTGGGTTGG AACTTCTGCTCTCTACGCCTGTCTTGgtcttggtgttggtggtaaCTTGCCTGTGGATGGAGCGCTCTTCTTGGAATTCCTCCCATTTGCTTCTGGAAACCTCTTGACCATGCTAAGTGTGTGGTGGCCGATTGGTAACTTGATTGCAAG TGTGGTTGCATGGGGCTTAGTTCCAAACTACTCCTGCGCATCAGATCTGAAAGCCTGCAGCCTCGTCGCTCCCGGCGAAGCCTGCTGCAGAAAGGAAGACAATATGGGCTGGCGATACCTAGTCCTCACCCTAGGCGCAATCACCTTCGTCATGTTCCTCGGTcgtttcttcctcttccatctGTACGAGTCGCCCAAGTTCCTGCTTTCGCGGGGTCGTCAAAATGAAGCCGTGGCTGCGGTGCAAGGCATTGCGTACAGGAACAAGAAGACCACGTGGCTTACGGTGGACGTGCTAAACGAAATCGGTGGTCACCAGGAGGAAGTAGCTAGCCCGAAACTGTCATACGCGGAAATCCTCAAGCGGACGATCTCCAAGTTCTCGTTTCAGCGGATCGCGCCTCTTTTTGCTACCAAGAGACTTGGACTTTGCA CCATCTTAATCTGGTTCTGCTGGGTGACAATCGGCATGGCCTACCCCCTCTTCAATGCCTTCCTGCCGCAATACTTCTCCgcctccagctccacctACATAACCTACCGCAACTACGCGATAACCTCCATCGTCGGTGTCCCAGGCTCCATCCTCGCCTGCTACACCGTCGAAATCAAATACATCGGCCGCAAAGGCACAATGGCCATCTCTACCATGATCACCGGCGTCATCCTCTTCTGTTTCACCGCCGCCCCGGACTCAAACATCCAGCTCGTGTGTTCCTGTCTCGAGGCGTTTTTCCAGAATATCTCGTACGGTGTGCTGTACGCTTACACGCCGGAGGTTTTCCCGGCGCCCGTGAGAGGAACGGGAAATGGGATTGCGAGCTGTTTGAATCGGATTGCGGGGCTTTGCGCGCCGATTGTGGCGATTTATGCGAGTGGTGCGGATCCCAAGGTGCCGATTTATGTGTCGGGAGCGTTGATGTTGGCTGCGTTTGTGGCGATGTGCTTTTTTCCGATTGAGACGAGGGGGAAGCAGACTCTGTAG
- a CDS encoding uncharacterized protein (COG:S;~EggNog:ENOG410PMAU), whose amino-acid sequence MLLLYSTNLSGHSCYCYLDHDIDMPGVRDSDSSLVASDIKQSRSKSSKAPRRREIVIQIFAPAARDSFSGHHDYAKSPTLALTHRDPSEDDVISDGERNNGRRSGLEYRVPEIRVSTVEEAPVRESRSTSRSRQTTPSVRAETTCGTVYSDGGSDTARRSPSSLRRRERRRIYAQKPPERGEHPLKTEVKYESDRSEKSGYSPQRSPYELTINPPKRQRSRKYYCHESKDTEPLEPPAMIDTEAHDLGIPSKHESNVRDQVDDAHGPAHSLSLEQFRKEIGWPVDYPEDPDHQRLSGVSTASTVEAVIVDPVRSTKPILRHTEKRPSLRSASSPVTKLERASMTSGSDTQHRLVHKAARITDEDRRNIAPEMSIPAAPASEAPHPNVDVVPVVVIPERHSSLRASPSTSTSRNPSKASSQRSRRRATTAPGNRASSLGPPRKAGSVAQGCRPVIPPRRSSLSAPTSANNSRATSLTSESLRSHTLAMEDAERRKHQVEQPLLEPPRQTSRPNSHMSDTKTQSILIGIEDTSDLLSPSMPFSLGSMPSSPGWELNEAKAVSLYPHNNESLLVIDQQKRREKEASQAQRRQKTAKPQAKPQQYISPPIQVSPPTPPKELEQDSRTSKKQEPTVRRFGSLRRAWTVRSRPRATDTLKRSFSMSATNCKAGKDRFWRLHNSTEPSTKPPSPFQTGNKNEHVVKNSLGMPQPCVVINGPDVHPRHQARPSRSETRKRSRLYDPSLNRSTIALGNTLNSPGFLNRTTRASPLRRRSFHLVSMMGYRIRFAAMQKRLRRKMQLREEQKHEARREKLKQSIGDVVQVQSSAGNAVLPRGL is encoded by the coding sequence ATGCTATTATTGTACTCTACCAACTTGTCAGGTCATTCTTGTTATTGCTATTTGGATCACGATATCGATATGCCCGGCGTGCGCGATTCCGATTCCTCCCTTGTCGCATCGGACATAAAGCAATCCCGCTCCAAGTCCTCTAAAGCCCCTCGCAGAAGAGAAATCGTCATACAGATATTTGCCCCGGCTGCACGAGACAGCTTCTCAGGTCATCATGACTATGCAAAATCCCCGACTCTTGCTCTAACCCACCGCGATCCTAGTGAAGATGATGTTATCAGCGACGGCGAGAGGAACAATGGAAGGCGGTCTGGACTTGAATACCGCGTTCCTGAAATCAGAGTATCGACTGTCGAGGAAGCTCCAGTCCGAGAATCTCGGAGCACCAGCCGATCCAGACAAACAACACCCTCAGTGCGCGCGGAGACGACTTGTGGAACTGTGTATTCAGACGGTGGTTCAGACACAGCTCGCCGTTCGCCTAGCTCGTTGAGGCGACGGGAAAGAAGGAGAATCTACGCGCAAAAGCCGCCGGAAAGAGGCGAACATCCTTTAAAGACGGAAGTCAAATACGAATCAGATCGATCCGAGAAATCAGGATACTCTCCGCAACGCAGCCCCTACGAATTGACAATTAATCCACCCAAACGACAACGTTCGAGAAAATATTattgccatgaaagcaaggATACAGAACCGTTGGAACCACCTGCGATGATTGATACGGAAGCGCACGACCTGGGAATCCCTTCGAAACACGAAAGTAATGTGCGCGACCAAGTTGATGATGCTCATGGTCCTGCGCACAGTCTATCCCTTGAGCAATTCCGCAAAGAGATTGGTTGGCCAGTGGATTATCCTGAAGACCCCGATCATCAACGACTCTCGGGGGTGTCCACAGCGTCGACTGTGGAAGCCGTGATTGTCGATCCTGTGCGATCGACCAAACCAATATTACGACATACGGAGAAGCGACCTTCACTGCGCTCGGCCAGTTCACCTGTCACGAAGCTGGAGCGTGCGTCGATGACCTCGGGTTCCGACACGCAACATCGATTAGTGCACAAAGCAGCCCGTATTACGGACGAAGACCGCAGAAATATTGCGCCTGAAATGTCTATTCCCGCGGCACCAGCATCCGAGGCACCGCACCCGAATGTTGATGTAGTTCCTGTGGTTGTCATACCGGAGCGGCATTCGTCCTTGAGGGCTTCGCCTTCAACTTCTACCAGTAGGAACCCGTCGAAGGCTTCTTCTCAGCGGTCGCGTCGGCGTGCAACCACAGCACCAGGGAACAGAGCTAGCTCTTTGGGCCCTCCGCGAAAAGCGGGTTCGGTTGCTCAGGGTTGTCGGCCTGTTATACCCCCGCGCAGGTCCTCATTGTCAGCGCCCACGAGTGCAAACAACTCACGGGCTACGTCTCTCACATCAGAGAGTCTTCGTAGTCATACACTAGCCATGGAGGATGCCGAGAGGCGCAAACATCAAGTAGAGCAACCTCTACTCGAACCTCCGCGCCAAACTTCACGCCCCAATTCCCACATGTCTGACACTAAGACGCAGTCGATTTTAATCGGAATTGAGGATACGTCTGACCTCCTTAGCCCTTCGATGCCTTTCAGCTTAGGCTCCATGCCTTCATCCCCAGGGTGGGAACTTAATGAGGCCAAGGCTGTGAGCCTCTACCCCCATAACAATGAATCGCTCCTGGTCATCGACCAGCAGAAGCGCAGAGAGAAGGAAGCTTCTCAGGCTCAGCGCCGACAGAAAACAGCCAAGCCTCAGGCTAAGCCTCAACAGTATATTAGTCCACCTATTCAAGTCAGCCCACCGACTCCACCCAAGGAACTCGAACAGGATTCGCGTACTAGCAAGAAGCAGGAGCCGACGGTCCGCAGATTTGGATCTCTGCGACGTGCTTGGACCGTTCGATCTCGTCCACGAGCCACCGACACACTCAAACGGTCCTTCTCAATGTCCGCAACGAACTGCAAGGCCGGAAAAGACCGATTCTGGCGCCTCCACAACTCCACTGAACCCAGCACGAAGCCGCCCTCACCCTTCCAAACCGGCAACAAAAATGAACACGTCGTCAAGAACTCTCTCGGAATGCCTCAACCCTGTGTGGTAATCAACGGCCCCGACGTCCACCCACGCCACCAAGCCCGTCCGTCAAGGTCAGAAACGCGGAAACGCAGCCGCCTCTACGACCCATCTCTCAACCGCAGCACCATCGCACTTGGAAACACCCTCAACAGCCCCGGATTCCTCAACCGCACCACCCGCGCCTCGCCCCTACGCCGACGTAGCTTCCACTTAGTTTCCATGATGGGATATAGGATTCGGTTCGCGGCGATGCAGAAACGGTTGCGGCGGAAGATGCAGCTGCGTGAGGAGCAGAAGCATGAAGCTAGACGGGAGAAGCTGAAGCAGAGCATTGGGGATGTTGTGCAGGTGCAGTCGAGTGCTGGGAATGCGGTTTTGCCGCGGGGGTTGTGA
- a CDS encoding uncharacterized protein (COG:S;~EggNog:ENOG410Q1KJ) gives MPPTEGDTLPIHEPGELTNESGGQTDEAERPTDEQEGELPTDKAEGGHMPTDEQGEDWLIDEALVLDESAANGSPTSYNLDQFVGWFCLSSVRHLSIWLPGNANLEGLKDKKLNLPQLQTLILARSTASAQAIASLLAQTQSLKSLHLGLAYDWYTETVLEGGEFITQALQSISKTIEDFSMGLEYYPRFNGSPHEDESKGHLLVPFHGILKKKSHASK, from the coding sequence ATGCCGCCCACGGAGGGGGACACTTTGCCTATACATGAACCAGGGGAATTAACAAATGAATCAGGGGGACAGACAGACGAAGCAGAGCGGCCTACAGATGAGCAAGAGGGGGAGTTACCTACAGATAAAGCAGAGGGGGGACACATGCCTACGGATGAACAAGGGGAAGATTGGCTTATAGATGAAGCTTTGGTTCTGGATGAATCAGCGGCCAATGGTTCCCCGACTAGCTATAATCTGGATCAGTTCGTCGGCTGGTTCTGTCTATCCTCTGTTCGCCATTTATCGATCTGGCTTCCGGGTAATGCAAACCTCGAGGGTCTCAAAGATAAGAAACTCAATCTCCCCCAATTGCAAACATTAATCTTAGCTCGCTCAACGGCCTCAGCGCAAGCCATCGCCTCTTTACTCGCACAGACCCAATCTCTGAAAAGCCTCCATCTGGGACTAGCATATGACTGGTACACCGAGACAGTTCTCGAGGGCGGCGAGTTTATCACGCAGGCTCTTCAATCCATCAGCAAGACCATCGAGGATTTCTCCATGGGCCTAGAATACTACCCACGTTTCAACGGTAGCCCGCACGAAGACGAGAGCAAAGGACACCTGCTAGTGCCATTCCACGGCATTctcaaaaaaaaatcccACGCCTCCAAATAG